From the genome of Pseudarthrobacter sp. NIBRBAC000502772:
AACGCACCTTGAAGGTGTCCTCGTAGAAGACGTCCGGGGCGGTGGAGGGCGAACGGAGAGCGAGGGCAAGCTTGGTGCCGTAGTCGTCGTCGTTCGCCTGGATGGGCTCCAGGGCAACCGTGACGCCCTGGTTGGCGGCCTCAAACTCCTGCTTGGCCGACTGGAAGAGCGTGTCCAGGGCAGTGAAGGAATCGGTCTTTTGATAGACCACCTTCAGCGTTTTGGTCTCCGCTTCGGGGGCTGCAGGGGAACATGCCGTCAGCACAAAGCCCGCTGCAGCGATGAGTGAGGTGATTTTGAGGGCCCGGCGCATTGGTGCTCCATTCAGTCAATGGCTGCCGTCCCCTGTACCTGCGGGCCCCAGCCGCGGCGATATCCACATGCTAGACGGGGCTCCGGCCAGTGGCAAGGAGATCCCGTTCAGACGTCCGGTTCAGACTTCCAGGAGAAGCCGCTGCGCCCGGGGCGCCAGTGTATGCTCCAGGACCAGGCAGGCAGCCCCAACGGCGCCGACGTCCTCACCGACTCCCGTGCCGACAACCTCGATGGTGTGGATCAGGCGGGCCGCACTGTTGGCGTCCACGAGCGCCGGGATCTTCTCCAGGTAGCGGTCGGCGATCCGGCTCCAGAAGGGCCCGCCGAACACAACCCGCTCCACATCCAGCGTGTTGGTGACCACGGAGACGGCCCGGGCCACCAGCACGGCTGACTTGTCGATGATCGCCAGGGCCTTGGCGTCGCCGGCATCGGCAAGGTCGCACAGCTGGGAGAAGCTCTGCTGCACTTCGGCTCCGCTGGTGTGCTTTCCGGAGCCGTCCAGGATGCCGGCGGCAACGGCCTCCGCCACGAGCACCTGCGGGATGGCTGAGGACTTAACGCAGCCGCGCAGTCCGCAGTCGCAGACCGGGCCATCGGGGTCCACCACGATGTGGCCGATCTCGCCGGCGTTTCCTGACGTTCCACGGACCACCTCATCGTTGAGGACGATGCCGCAGCCGATACCGGTGCCCATGTACATAAAGATGAAACTGCCCGAGCCGCTGGGCCCGCCGGCCCAGGTCTCGGCGACGGCGGCGCTGGTGACGTCCTTATCCACGAGGACGGAATAGCCGGTGGCTTTGGCCAGGGCGTCCCGAAGTTCCACGCGGTCCCAGCCCGGCAGCAGCGGCGGGTCCACCACGGTGCCGTTGTCCAGGTCGATGGGTCCCGGAGCGGCCAGGCCCAGGCCGGCGATCCGGCTGGTGTCCACGCCGGACTCGGCAACGAGCTGCTCGATCTCGGTGGCCATGGTGGATATAACGGCGGCAGGATCATTCCCGCCGGGTGTCCTAATCCGCGAATGCTGTACTACGGCGCCCACAAGATCGAGGACCACGAACGTGGTGACGGCAGGGTCCAGGTGGACGCCGATGGCATACATTCCGCCCGGGTTGAGGCGAAGCATGGTGCGCGGTTTGCCGGGGCCGCTGCCTTCTTTGCCCGCTTCGACGATCAGGTGCTGGTCCAGCAGGCGGCGGGAGATGTTGGAGATGGTCTGCGGCGAGAGGCCCACAATCTGGGCGAGCTCCACGCGGCTGAGCCCCCCGGATGACCGGCGGATGGCATCCAGGATGACCGTGAGGTTGAAGTCCCCCATGCGCGGAAGATTAGTCCCGCGCCGTGGCGCCGAGGGCTGGCGGATTTCTGGCACGGTCTCCCCTAGGTTTTCGGCCGCGTATTCATGATGATGTCTGAATGGTACGTTACCTCCTGATCAACGCCCAGAGCCGGAGGTGGGGCCGCGCCGCGGCCGGGGCGCCACCTTGCCGTGCTGGCGCGCCTATGGCCGCCGGGTGCTGACCGCCACGGTGAACTTTGGATTGCCGCCCCTCACAGTGGTGGGACCCACCAGCCGCTCCAGCGCAGGGAGGTACTGCAGGTGCCGGTTGAACACCGTCCACAGCTCACCGCCCGGCGCCAGGACCCTGGCCGCCGCCTCGAACAGTTTGATGCCCGCCCCGGCATGCACACTGGCGCCCAGGTGGAAGGGCGGATTCAGCAGGACAAGGTCGGCGCTTCCTGCCGGGAGCGTGCTCATGGCGTCATCCTGGAGGGCGGTAATCCGTTCCTCGAGGCCGTTGGCCTGCGCCGTGGCCCGGGCCGACGCGACGGCGGCGGCGGACCGGTCCGTGGCCGTGACCCTTGATGCCGGGTTCTGGCGGGCGTACATGGCGGCGAGGATGCCGGTGCCACAGCCCAGATCGATGGCGTGCCCGGCTTCAGGCATCTCCGGCAGGAAGGTCAGGAGGAACCTGGTCCCGATGTCCAGTTTTGCTCCAGCAAAGACGGCACCGTGCGCAGCAACGTCCAGGTCCAGCTCGGCAAGGCGTTCGACGGCGGGACTCCACTCGTGCGTCTCAGTTTGCCGGGCGCCGCCGGCCAGGATGATCCGGGACTTCTGCCGCGCCAGCTGCGGCTGGACCGTCTCGAAGTGGCGTTCCAGGACCGCGTTCATTCCCAGGGACATGTGTTTGATCCGCCCGCCGGCGAGCAGCACCACGTCAGGGGCGGCATAACGCGCCACGGCGGCAGCGATTTCTTCAAGCTCCGCCAGCGTCCGCGGCAGTTGAAGCAGCACCAGCTCCGCGCCGGACAGCATCTCCTCCCCCAGCGGCAATTGTTCGAACCCGGTGGCGTCAATGGCTCCGGGATCCGCCGCTGCGAGCCCCACAGCCGCAGCGTTGTTCCGCAGGGCGCGCTCCCCAGTGATGAGATCCTCGTGCACACGGACCCGGCTGACCCCCAGCGTGCCAAGCGCACCGAGGGTGAGAGCACCGTAGCGGTCGCCGATCACGGCCAGCCGGGTACCCGGTTCCGTGCGCGCTGCGGCGGCTTCGAGCAGCAGCCGGTCCGTGGCGTCCCAGGCCTGGAGGTTCGGGGCTTCGACATCCGGGTGGCGCCGGAGCGTGCCGAAGATGTCCTCAAGAGTGTTCTGTGCCACTGGTTCCTGCCGTCTGGTCATGTACTGGTTGTTGATGCGGTTGGTGCAAGCGCGGGCAGTTTGAGGAGGGCGGTGACGGCCGCCCGGCCCGCCCTGTTGGCGCCGATGGTGGACGACGACGGCCCGTACCCCACCAGATGGACGCGCGGCTCGATTGCCACCTGGGTCCCGTCCATGGCGATGCCGCCACCGGGTCCCCGAAGGTGCAGCGGCGCCAGATGTTCGAGCTCGGCACGGAATCCGGTGGCCCACAGAATGACGTCGGCACGGAGCAGGCTCCCGTCGGCGAGCCGGACGCCGTCGGGCTCTATGGCGGTGAACATGGGGCGACGGTCCAGCGCACCCCGTTGTGCTGCCGCCCTCAGCGCCGGGGTCCAGATGAGGCCGGTCACGGCCACCACGCTTTGCGGCGGCAGGCCCTGCCGCACGCGCTCTTCCACGAGTGCGACGGCGTTGTGGCCGGCCTGGGCGTCGAACGCGGCGTCACGCCAGTCTGGTTCCCGGCGGGTGAACCAGCTGGTGCTGGTCACCTGCGAGACCTCGTCCAGCAGCCCGACGGCGGAAATTCCGCCTCCCACCACGATGACGTGCAGGCCGCGGAACTCCTCGGCGGAGACGTAATCGGCCACGTGCAGTTGCCGGCCCCGGAACGTGGCCCGGCCCGGGTAGATGGGCCAGAACGGCCGGGTCCACGTACCGGTTGCGTTGATGACTGCCTTCACTGACCAGTCGCCGCTGTCGGTGCTGATCCGCAGGCGCCCTGCCGGATCGGCGTCTTCCCTGGCGACCGAGGTGACCTTGACCGGGCGCAGGACCTCAATTCCGAGGTCCTGCTCGTAGCCGGCGAAGTACCGGCTCAGGAACTCCGAGCTGGGTTCCGTGGGATCCACGTCAGGCTTCGCGATGCCGGGAAGGTCACTGATGCCGTTGACCGTCGCCATGACCAGGCTTTTCCAGCGGTGGCGCCAGGCGCCGCCCGGGCCTTCCTCGGCGTCGAGGACCTTGTATTCAACCCCTCGGCGCTGCAGGTGGTAGGCGGCGGAGAGGCCCGCCTGGCCCGCGCCGATGACCACAACGTCGGTGCTTCCGTTGTCCATGCTCGTGGCCGGTTTCTGCTAGACCTTCTTCACCACGGAGGATTTGAGCTGCATCGGTCCCACACCGTCCACTTTGCAGTCGATGTCGTGGTCGCCCACACCGTCCATCAGCCGGATCCCGCGGACTTTGGTGCCAACCTTGATGACACCGGAGCTGCCCTTGATTTTCAGGTCCTTGATCACCGTGACCGTGTCGCCGTCGGCGAGGATGTTGCCCACTGCATCCTTGATGACCCTCGGCCCGGCCTCTGCCGTGGCCTCCGCCGCCTCGGCGGACCACTCGTGGCCGCATTCCGGGCAGACCAGGAGCGCACCCATCTCGTACGTATAGGCGCTGGAGCATTCGGGGCACGGTGGCAAGGTCTCATTCACTCCCCCATGATAATCGCGCCACTGCGCTGACAGGCACGCGCCGGCGTCGTACTGTTGGGCCTAGGCGGACGAAAGGCGAGGACCATGAAAACGGAAAAAGGGGCAGCGTCGCTGTTGGCGAACGCACTCGGCATCGTCCTGGGGACGACGGAGATACCGCTGAGGGTGCGGGCGTGGGACGGGTCCGAGGCGGGGCCGCCCGAGGCCCCGGTCCTCGAATTCAGGTCACGCCGCGCCCTGCGCCGGATCCTGTGGTCGCCGGGGCAGCTCGGGCTCAGCCGCGCCTATGTCGCCGGGGACATCGATGCCCCCGGCGACATCTTTGCAGCCTTCGCGGCGCTCAGCTCGGTGGGCAAGTTTTCCGAACCCGGCCCCTTCCGGCCCCTGACTCCGCGTGAACTGGCCACGCTGGTCAGCACGGCGGTCCGGCTGGGCGCGCTGGGCCCCAACCCTGCTCCGCCGCCGGAGGAGGCCAAAGTCACGCGGAAGGGCCGGCTCCACACCCGGAAGCGCGACGCTGCGGCCATCTCGCACCATTACGACGTCGGCAACGACTTTTACGTCCTCGTGCTGGGACCCTCAATGGTCTACTCATGCGCTGTGTGGGCGGATGGACCCGGCGGCGGCACCCCTGCCGAACGGGGCCTTCCGGCAGGACTGGATGACGCGCAGAAGGCCAAGCTGGATCTCGTCTGCCGGAAGCTTGGGCTGAAGCCCGGGATGAGGGTACTGGACGTGGGGTGCGGCTGGGGCAGCTTCGCGTTGCACGCGGCGCAGCATTACGGCGTCTCGGTGGTGGGCGTGACGCTCTCCACCGAACAGGCCGTGCTGGCGCGCAAACGTGCAGCCGACGCCGGCCTGACCGAAAACATCGACATCCGGGTCCAGGATTACCGGGATATCGCCGACGGGCCGTTCGACGCCATCAGCTCCATCGGCATGTCCGAACACGTGGGCCGGGAACAGACACCCCACTATGTCGACGTGCTGCACGGCTTGCTCCGTCCCGGCGGCCGGCTGCTCAACCACGCCATCTCCTGGAACGCCGGCCCCATCAAGCCCGACCCGGATTCGTTCATTCCGCGCTATGTCTTTCCGGACGGCGAGATGGTCAGCCTCGGCGAGATGGTCAGCGCACTGGAGACCGGCGGGTTCGAGGTGTTGGACGTGGAGGCCCTGCGCCAGCACTATGCTCTGACCCTGCGGGCGTGGGTGCGCAGGCTCGAAGAGAACTGGGACGAAGCCGTACGGCTCACCAGCCTGGGCCGGGCGCGGGTGTGGCGGCTCTACATGGCATCAAGTGCCCTGGGCTTTGAAACCGGGATCACGGGCGTCAACCAGGTCCTGGTCCAACGTGCCGGCGGGGACGGGCCGCCGCTGCGCCGGAGTGATTGGATCTAAGCACTCACTACTGGGCGCACACTTCTCCGGGCTCCGTGTCTGGGAGACAAAAATGAGCCACCCGACCGGGTGGCTCATTTTTTTTGGACCTGCGTCCTGTTTGGTGGAGCTGAGGGGACTCGAACCCCTGACCCCCTGCATGCCATGCAGGTGCGCTACCAGCTGCGCCACAGCCCCAAACCTGTGCTCCTCCGCGGTTCAGACCGCCCGAAGCAACCTGATTAGCTTAATAGAAATCTGCGCGCTGCGCCAATCGGGAGGGGCATTTTCCGGCAATAAAAAAATCCGCCGGAATCTTTCGATTCCGGCGGATTATCCGGTGGAGCTGAGGGGACTCGAACCCCTGACCCCCTGCATGCCATGCAGGTGCGCTACCAGCTGCGCCACAGCCCCGGACCTTCGTTACTCCGCGGTCTCCCCGGAGCAACTCAAATATCTTAGACCAGCTTTTCCGAAAATTCCAAATCGGGCATATTCGGGCCGGCAAGGCCTGCTATTCGGAGTCGGAGGCCGCCGTCGCCTTGGCTGAAGTGTCTTCGCCCAGCTGCAGGTCAACTACCGGGCAGTCCTTCCACAGGCGCTCCAGGGCGTAGAAAACGCGGTCCTCTTCATGCTGGACGTGGATGACGATGTCCGAGTAATCCAGCAGTACCCAGCGCCCGCCGGAGCGGCCTTCGCGGCGTACCGGACGGAGGTCCTGCTTGGAAAGTTCTTCTTCGATGCCGTCAACGATGGCGTTGACCTGGCGCTCGCTCGGCGCGGATGCGATGAGGAAGACATCTGCCAGTGCCAGCCGTTCGCTGACATCGAGGGCCACAATGTCGTGGGCAATCTTGTCCGCGGCTGCCTTGGCGGCTTGGCGGGCAATGGCGATGGATGAATCTGTTGCAGTCATGGGACTCCTTGTAGTTTTCTAAAGCTTCGTAAGAGGGCGTTGCCCGGTCAGCTGGAGATGCCGCTGACGATGAGAATAACGCCGGAAATAAGGGCCACGATCCCAAAAGCCAGGACGAGGACCTGCATAAGCCTGAGCCGCTTCGCACGGGCCAGGCCGGCCGTTGCCGCATCCAGCGGCTCCAGCCCGTGGGCTGACCGTGCCGGGATACGCGGCAGGTCATCGAACAGATCGTCCGGCTCCCCCACTGGCGTAGAGGCCACGATGGGCTGGACGGGGACGACGCGCTTCGGTGCCGCGGCGGCCCTGGCAGCAGCTTCCGCACGCGCGATCACCCGGGAACGGCCCGAAGCGGCCGCCTGCGCAGAACCCGCGGCCGGCTCTTTGGACGTAGTGGACGGCCGGCGGCCCTTGCCGCCAGGCCGGACCTTAGGTCCGGCCTGGGTCGCCAGCGGTACGTAGGAGGTCGCCGGGGGTTTCATCACAGGACGGTCGACGCCGGGTACCTGCACGAATTCCAGCGGCGTGACCATGGCCAGGTTATCGGCGGTTGCCGGGCCCGTCTGGGGAACGGATTGCGTGGCCGCGGCCTGCGGATTGGCAGCCTGCGTGGGTGATGATACTGGCTGTGCAGGGGCGGCCTGCTCGGCCAGCTTCCGCTTGGCCATCGCCCGGCGGTTAAGCACCGCCGCGCGTTCGGCCAAGGCGATCTGTTCCGCAAGGATGTCCGGATCCACTGCTTCGGGGTCCAGCGAGGCGATGTGTTCCATCTTGGCTAGCTGGTTCTTGGCCTGCTCGGCAATAAGCGTGCGGGCCGCGAGTGCCTGCTCCACGCTCATGCCAGCCGGAACACCTGCACCGTTCGCCGGCGCGGCGGGCCCGGACATATCGGCGGATACAGCAGTATCGTGACCTGGCTTCGTTGGGGCTGGCTTCGCTTGACCCGGCTGTGCTTGGCCTGGCTTAGGTTGGCCTGGCTTAGGTTGGCTCGCCGCAGGTTGGCTTGGCAGCGGCTGCCCCATCGGAGCGGCAATGATGGGATTGGCCG
Proteins encoded in this window:
- a CDS encoding ROK family transcriptional regulator, with the protein product MGDFNLTVILDAIRRSSGGLSRVELAQIVGLSPQTISNISRRLLDQHLIVEAGKEGSGPGKPRTMLRLNPGGMYAIGVHLDPAVTTFVVLDLVGAVVQHSRIRTPGGNDPAAVISTMATEIEQLVAESGVDTSRIAGLGLAAPGPIDLDNGTVVDPPLLPGWDRVELRDALAKATGYSVLVDKDVTSAAVAETWAGGPSGSGSFIFMYMGTGIGCGIVLNDEVVRGTSGNAGEIGHIVVDPDGPVCDCGLRGCVKSSAIPQVLVAEAVAAGILDGSGKHTSGAEVQQSFSQLCDLADAGDAKALAIIDKSAVLVARAVSVVTNTLDVERVVFGGPFWSRIADRYLEKIPALVDANSAARLIHTIEVVGTGVGEDVGAVGAACLVLEHTLAPRAQRLLLEV
- a CDS encoding methyltransferase, whose translation is MAQNTLEDIFGTLRRHPDVEAPNLQAWDATDRLLLEAAAARTEPGTRLAVIGDRYGALTLGALGTLGVSRVRVHEDLITGERALRNNAAAVGLAAADPGAIDATGFEQLPLGEEMLSGAELVLLQLPRTLAELEEIAAAVARYAAPDVVLLAGGRIKHMSLGMNAVLERHFETVQPQLARQKSRIILAGGARQTETHEWSPAVERLAELDLDVAAHGAVFAGAKLDIGTRFLLTFLPEMPEAGHAIDLGCGTGILAAMYARQNPASRVTATDRSAAAVASARATAQANGLEERITALQDDAMSTLPAGSADLVLLNPPFHLGASVHAGAGIKLFEAAARVLAPGGELWTVFNRHLQYLPALERLVGPTTVRGGNPKFTVAVSTRRP
- a CDS encoding FAD-dependent oxidoreductase → MDNGSTDVVVIGAGQAGLSAAYHLQRRGVEYKVLDAEEGPGGAWRHRWKSLVMATVNGISDLPGIAKPDVDPTEPSSEFLSRYFAGYEQDLGIEVLRPVKVTSVAREDADPAGRLRISTDSGDWSVKAVINATGTWTRPFWPIYPGRATFRGRQLHVADYVSAEEFRGLHVIVVGGGISAVGLLDEVSQVTSTSWFTRREPDWRDAAFDAQAGHNAVALVEERVRQGLPPQSVVAVTGLIWTPALRAAAQRGALDRRPMFTAIEPDGVRLADGSLLRADVILWATGFRAELEHLAPLHLRGPGGGIAMDGTQVAIEPRVHLVGYGPSSSTIGANRAGRAAVTALLKLPALAPTASTTST
- a CDS encoding zinc ribbon domain-containing protein YjdM gives rise to the protein MNETLPPCPECSSAYTYEMGALLVCPECGHEWSAEAAEATAEAGPRVIKDAVGNILADGDTVTVIKDLKIKGSSGVIKVGTKVRGIRLMDGVGDHDIDCKVDGVGPMQLKSSVVKKV
- a CDS encoding cyclopropane-fatty-acyl-phospholipid synthase family protein: MKTEKGAASLLANALGIVLGTTEIPLRVRAWDGSEAGPPEAPVLEFRSRRALRRILWSPGQLGLSRAYVAGDIDAPGDIFAAFAALSSVGKFSEPGPFRPLTPRELATLVSTAVRLGALGPNPAPPPEEAKVTRKGRLHTRKRDAAAISHHYDVGNDFYVLVLGPSMVYSCAVWADGPGGGTPAERGLPAGLDDAQKAKLDLVCRKLGLKPGMRVLDVGCGWGSFALHAAQHYGVSVVGVTLSTEQAVLARKRAADAGLTENIDIRVQDYRDIADGPFDAISSIGMSEHVGREQTPHYVDVLHGLLRPGGRLLNHAISWNAGPIKPDPDSFIPRYVFPDGEMVSLGEMVSALETGGFEVLDVEALRQHYALTLRAWVRRLEENWDEAVRLTSLGRARVWRLYMASSALGFETGITGVNQVLVQRAGGDGPPLRRSDWI
- the rsfS gene encoding ribosome silencing factor, which translates into the protein MTATDSSIAIARQAAKAAADKIAHDIVALDVSERLALADVFLIASAPSERQVNAIVDGIEEELSKQDLRPVRREGRSGGRWVLLDYSDIVIHVQHEEDRVFYALERLWKDCPVVDLQLGEDTSAKATAASDSE
- a CDS encoding pentapeptide repeat-containing protein translates to MPLRWGSRCQANLRRANLSQANLSQAKHSRVKRSQPQRSQVTILLYPPICPGPPRRRTVQVFRLA